A stretch of Methanobrevibacter sp. YE315 DNA encodes these proteins:
- the speB gene encoding agmatinase: MLLNTYEPWKFAFSQETENLKENSFGIIGVPFDSTTSYHSGARLGPIVVREASFGFEKYNTVFNKDLNATFYDFGDINVVPGNCEKTCEIVEETVNELINLNINPIIIGGEHSASIGAIKALSEKYGKLTVIHLDAHRDLAFEFIGEKYSHASVMRRAHEIGADLVQIGIRSSSKDEEEFVKSTYNIQTFKNKDVHKHMDAIEYYLTNIEGPIYISIDMDVVDPAFAPNVGNPTPGGLFISELETILENLTRKDVVGFDVVETASDRLGDSTAVVAAKLIYDFLTLIE; the protein is encoded by the coding sequence ATGCTATTAAATACATATGAACCATGGAAATTTGCATTTTCTCAAGAAACTGAGAATTTAAAAGAAAATTCATTTGGAATAATCGGAGTTCCATTTGATAGTACTACTTCTTATCACTCCGGTGCACGTTTAGGACCAATTGTTGTAAGGGAAGCATCATTTGGTTTTGAAAAATACAATACTGTTTTTAATAAAGATTTAAACGCTACTTTTTATGATTTTGGGGATATTAATGTAGTTCCTGGAAATTGTGAAAAAACATGTGAAATTGTTGAAGAAACTGTCAATGAATTAATCAACTTAAATATTAATCCAATCATTATTGGCGGAGAACATTCCGCATCAATTGGAGCTATCAAAGCATTGTCCGAAAAGTATGGCAAATTAACCGTAATTCACTTGGATGCCCATAGGGATCTTGCTTTTGAATTTATCGGTGAAAAATATTCTCATGCATCTGTAATGAGGAGAGCTCATGAAATTGGTGCTGATTTGGTTCAGATTGGAATAAGGTCATCTTCTAAAGATGAAGAGGAGTTTGTAAAATCAACTTATAACATTCAGACATTCAAAAACAAGGATGTTCATAAGCATATGGATGCAATCGAGTATTATTTGACAAATATCGAAGGTCCAATATATATTTCAATCGATATGGATGTTGTTGACCCGGCTTTCGCCCCAAATGTGGGAAACCCTACTCCTGGAGGATTGTTCATATCCGAACTTGAAACCATTCTTGAAAATTTGACTCGTAAAGATGTCGTTGGTTTTGACGTTGTTGAAACAGCTAGCGATAGATTGGGTGATTCCACTGCAGTTGTTGCCGCTAAACTCATATATGATTTTTTAACATTGATTGAATAA
- a CDS encoding bifunctional NADP phosphatase/NAD kinase has product MDAKDKQIATDLAYEMIREVSRDIRPYVGKPESGEKIKMGADGTPTSLIDTIAEDKLINILKNAPVLSYIVSEEIGELKLGRGTKRSITLTQELRREDLEEDEIPKFLFLVDPIDGTNNAIKEIPAYGISIAVAGVTQGRLATLNDVELGFISNFANGNFFEAEKGKGCWLNNEKVSPSNTINISDMTLGGFTKSGTSQASKLVDNARRMRVLGSVVLELSYVASGKYDAFLDLRGSRIIDIAASKLILEEAGGIITNKYGQKLNNTLSIYEKTIVVAANNKILHKQMIDILNDNQTDIIGKIGVISRIDQKRPILLAAKVIEYLLTSGREVIIEKQLAYELVKLKENPDLDSIILKIKEDYPETAELLDDINLNIDYSQLCENLFDFDCDMAVILGGDGTLLRAQSKMKPEIPIFGINMGTVGFLTEIEVAHTFDALNDILKGDYYKEKRTRLVVSHENHRYTAMNEVVVMTDKPAKMLHFEIQVDGEIIEEVRADGLIVSTPSGSTAYAMSAGGPIVDPKVAGFVIIPICPYKLGARPFVVSDNSEITVKLLKKGKRAAFVMDGQINEVAEYEEEIKFKKSDKDAYFIRTSTKYFYEKVKDKLNEGGIQHNTGCNNE; this is encoded by the coding sequence ATGGATGCAAAAGACAAACAAATAGCAACAGATTTGGCTTATGAAATGATTCGTGAAGTAAGTAGAGATATCAGACCCTATGTTGGAAAACCTGAATCTGGCGAAAAGATAAAAATGGGTGCAGATGGTACTCCAACCTCATTAATTGATACAATAGCTGAAGACAAACTTATAAATATTTTGAAAAATGCCCCAGTACTCTCATACATTGTCAGTGAAGAGATTGGGGAGTTGAAACTAGGTCGCGGAACCAAAAGAAGCATTACACTTACACAGGAATTAAGACGTGAAGATCTGGAGGAAGATGAAATTCCGAAATTCCTATTTTTAGTTGATCCTATTGATGGAACAAATAATGCAATCAAAGAAATTCCGGCTTACGGTATTTCAATTGCTGTTGCAGGCGTGACACAAGGAAGATTAGCCACTTTAAATGATGTGGAATTAGGATTTATAAGCAATTTTGCTAACGGTAACTTTTTTGAAGCAGAAAAAGGAAAAGGGTGCTGGTTGAATAATGAAAAAGTATCTCCAAGTAACACTATCAACATCAGCGATATGACATTGGGAGGATTTACAAAAAGCGGAACAAGCCAAGCCTCAAAATTAGTTGATAATGCAAGACGTATGAGAGTTCTTGGAAGTGTAGTGCTGGAGCTTTCATATGTTGCAAGCGGAAAATATGATGCATTTCTAGATTTGAGGGGCAGTAGAATAATAGATATTGCAGCATCAAAATTAATCCTGGAAGAAGCCGGAGGAATAATCACCAACAAATACGGTCAAAAGCTTAACAATACACTAAGCATTTATGAAAAAACTATCGTGGTTGCAGCCAACAATAAAATATTACATAAACAAATGATTGATATTCTAAATGACAACCAGACTGATATTATCGGAAAAATCGGAGTCATTTCAAGAATTGACCAGAAAAGACCAATCTTATTGGCTGCAAAAGTAATCGAATATCTTTTGACAAGCGGCCGCGAAGTGATAATAGAAAAGCAATTAGCATATGAATTAGTTAAATTAAAGGAAAACCCTGACTTGGACAGTATCATTCTTAAAATTAAAGAGGACTATCCTGAAACTGCGGAATTGCTTGATGACATTAACTTAAATATAGACTACAGCCAACTTTGTGAAAACCTTTTCGACTTCGACTGTGACATGGCAGTGATTTTAGGTGGAGATGGAACACTCCTTAGAGCACAATCAAAAATGAAGCCTGAAATCCCGATATTTGGAATTAACATGGGAACAGTAGGATTTTTAACAGAAATTGAAGTTGCACACACATTCGATGCATTGAATGATATTTTGAAAGGAGACTACTATAAAGAAAAAAGGACCAGACTTGTTGTATCACATGAAAACCATCGATATACTGCAATGAATGAAGTAGTTGTTATGACTGACAAACCTGCAAAAATGCTTCATTTTGAAATTCAAGTAGATGGAGAGATTATTGAAGAAGTAAGGGCAGACGGACTGATTGTTTCAACACCTAGCGGTTCTACAGCATATGCGATGTCTGCAGGAGGACCGATTGTTGATCCGAAAGTTGCAGGATTCGTCATTATTCCAATTTGTCCATACAAACTTGGAGCAAGACCGTTTGTCGTATCCGACAATAGTGAAATAACTGTAAAATTACTTAAAAAAGGTAAACGTGCGGCATTTGTAATGGATGGTCAAATCAACGAAGTGGCAGAATATGAAGAAGAGATTAAATTCAAAAAATCTGATAAGGATGCTTATTTCATAAGAACCTCTACCAAATACTTCTACGAAAAAGTTAAAGACAAATTAAATGAAGGTGGAATACAGCACAACACTGGGTGCAACAATGAATAA
- a CDS encoding pyruvoyl-dependent arginine decarboxylase translates to MKIAIVTGKDEGPTKLNAFDNALTDAGIGDVNLIKVSSMLAGNTEINELPELKSGAMVNCVLSEITSDNPGDNITAVIAVAIGEKLGCVVETNGINENPDDLIDEAKMMVEYMMNKRGVEIKDLIIESATTTVEKIASVVASVVYLNDEIIEG, encoded by the coding sequence ATGAAAATAGCTATTGTAACTGGGAAAGATGAAGGGCCCACAAAATTAAATGCATTTGATAATGCCCTTACAGATGCCGGAATCGGAGACGTTAATTTAATAAAAGTATCCAGCATGCTTGCAGGCAATACAGAAATAAATGAATTACCTGAATTAAAATCTGGAGCCATGGTAAATTGTGTTTTATCAGAAATCACTTCAGATAACCCTGGAGACAATATAACCGCAGTTATTGCAGTAGCTATTGGTGAAAAATTAGGTTGTGTTGTAGAAACAAACGGAATTAATGAAAACCCTGATGATTTAATCGATGAAGCGAAAATGATGGTTGAATATATGATGAATAAACGTGGCGTTGAAATAAAAGATTTAATTATTGAATCAGCCACAACTACTGTAGAAAAAATAGCATCAGTTGTTGCATCAGTAGTTTATTTGAATGATGAAATTATTGAGGGATAA
- a CDS encoding SHOCT domain-containing protein, which translates to MVKCQKCGAEVIGSDFCFSCGEKVEKYESDSSICPKCGTKNGQNTVFCKECGYQLNNGGGAGVSYKQKEWQARHDEIIKRYDKLAEEFGIKDEDYFLTSVKRFNKLEQTTTKHQLTNDVVDTALFGIPVNRLLRRDLGNETIIDGFFLIKEDKFVFMEIDNRDWEKVNAGINNFYFDKIVSMRVTKRLGDESRYEDITKRAWTSPNDIRRAIQNDIQSLKATRFKDMITNNDSADMFDRLLIKLVDNTSYEIRLPSYKFGQNLIDLFETLRGKPQTVVVQNQTSEPSKAQQLKEFQELLDSGVITQDEFNQLKQNLLFN; encoded by the coding sequence ATGGTTAAATGTCAAAAATGCGGAGCAGAAGTTATTGGTTCTGATTTTTGCTTCAGCTGCGGTGAAAAAGTGGAGAAATATGAAAGCGATTCTAGCATTTGTCCAAAATGCGGTACTAAAAATGGTCAAAATACTGTTTTTTGTAAAGAATGTGGTTATCAATTAAATAATGGCGGGGGTGCAGGAGTATCCTATAAACAAAAAGAATGGCAAGCCAGGCATGATGAAATTATTAAAAGATATGATAAGCTTGCTGAAGAATTCGGAATTAAAGATGAAGATTACTTTTTGACAAGTGTAAAAAGATTTAACAAATTAGAACAGACAACAACAAAACACCAGTTAACAAACGATGTGGTCGATACTGCTTTATTCGGCATTCCAGTAAATAGATTACTTAGAAGAGATTTAGGTAATGAAACAATTATTGATGGATTTTTCTTAATTAAGGAAGATAAATTTGTCTTTATGGAAATTGATAATCGTGATTGGGAAAAAGTAAATGCAGGAATAAACAATTTTTACTTTGATAAAATTGTATCAATGAGAGTGACAAAAAGACTTGGTGATGAAAGTAGATACGAAGATATTACCAAAAGAGCTTGGACATCCCCAAATGACATTAGAAGAGCTATTCAAAATGATATCCAATCACTTAAAGCAACACGTTTCAAGGACATGATTACAAACAATGATAGTGCAGACATGTTTGATAGATTATTAATAAAATTGGTTGATAATACTTCATATGAAATCAGACTTCCAAGTTATAAATTTGGTCAAAACTTAATTGATCTATTTGAAACTTTAAGGGGAAAACCACAAACTGTTGTAGTTCAGAATCAGACTTCTGAACCATCAAAAGCACAACAATTAAAAGAATTCCAAGAATTACTTGATTCTGGGGTAATTACTCAAGATGAATTTAATCAATTAAAACAAAATTTGCTATTTAATTAA
- the hemC gene encoding hydroxymethylbilane synthase: MIVGTRGSRLALAQTNQVCADLSKITGENIDVQIIKTKGDKITTSQLYNMDSKGLFTKELDIALLEEEVDFTVHSFKDLPTELDEDLEVVAVPKRESPHEVLISSKSWDELGPDSKLGTSSLRREAFCNHYDKGFELKPIRGNIETRIKKALEEDLDATIMAEAGLKRLNLTKYIKNVFPLDYITPPAGQGALAIITRKDSDKKEIIKKLNDYISMQEVFAEKKVLEELGIGCQWPIGSIAQMKDKEFNIYSILLTKEGEILKKQTEKGSIRDAVELGRRIGELFQDYV; this comes from the coding sequence ATGATTGTTGGAACACGTGGAAGTCGATTAGCTTTAGCCCAAACAAATCAGGTATGTGCTGATTTAAGCAAAATAACCGGCGAAAACATTGATGTGCAAATTATTAAAACTAAAGGAGATAAAATCACTACTTCTCAATTATACAATATGGATTCAAAAGGATTATTTACCAAAGAACTTGATATTGCTCTTTTAGAAGAAGAAGTTGATTTTACAGTACACAGTTTTAAGGATTTGCCAACTGAATTGGATGAAGATTTAGAAGTTGTAGCGGTTCCAAAACGTGAATCTCCTCATGAAGTGCTTATCTCTTCAAAATCATGGGATGAACTTGGACCTGATTCAAAATTAGGCACTAGCAGCCTTAGAAGAGAAGCATTCTGTAATCATTACGATAAAGGTTTTGAACTCAAACCCATCAGGGGAAATATCGAAACCAGAATCAAAAAAGCATTGGAAGAGGATTTGGATGCGACAATAATGGCTGAAGCGGGCCTTAAAAGATTAAATCTTACAAAATACATCAAAAATGTATTTCCATTAGATTATATCACTCCTCCAGCAGGACAAGGTGCATTAGCTATTATTACAAGAAAAGACTCTGATAAAAAAGAAATTATCAAAAAATTAAATGATTACATCTCAATGCAAGAAGTTTTTGCAGAAAAAAAGGTCTTGGAAGAGCTTGGTATTGGTTGCCAATGGCCAATTGGATCCATAGCTCAAATGAAAGACAAAGAATTCAATATTTATTCAATATTATTAACTAAAGAAGGAGAAATCCTTAAAAAACAAACGGAAAAAGGCTCTATAAGAGATGCGGTTGAACTTGGCAGACGTATTGGAGAGCTTTTCCAGGATTATGTTTAG
- a CDS encoding helix-turn-helix transcriptional regulator codes for MEKKDDMSIISLLARSKKRIKVLKSLEKENKIPSKISKDIDDNSNHVSKYLKTLKDAELVECLNEKDKRYRFYSITDKGKYYLDKVEKDYND; via the coding sequence ATGGAGAAAAAAGATGATATGAGCATCATTTCCCTACTTGCACGTTCCAAAAAAAGGATAAAAGTTTTAAAGTCTTTAGAAAAAGAAAATAAGATTCCATCCAAAATCAGTAAGGATATTGATGACAATAGCAATCATGTATCAAAATATTTAAAGACATTGAAAGATGCGGAACTAGTGGAATGTCTTAATGAAAAAGATAAACGATACAGATTCTATAGCATTACAGATAAAGGCAAATATTACCTTGACAAAGTAGAAAAAGATTATAACGACTAA
- a CDS encoding NCS2 family permease, producing the protein MLDNIFKFKENGTDVKTEVIAGITTFLAMAYILGVNPTMLADGGMPATGVFFATAISSGIACIIMGLVAKYPVGLAPGMGLNALFTYTIILAMGNPWETALAAVFVSSIIFLLITISGLREAILNIIPVDLKLGIGAAIGFFLAFLGLKGAGIIIDDPSTLVAMGNLLSAPALLALIGILITLIFYVQKVPAAVFFGMVITAFIGLVMSLFGFGAGDMLMPAIPQQIITTNFDWSLFGGFLRGFGHLFSNIPNLIMMVFSLVFVTFFDTTGTLISLGRQCGFIDENGQAVGIEKAFLSDAVGGIIGSVVGTSTVTAYVESATGIGMGAKTGLAAVVTGILFILSIFFAPIVLSLFTSSVTAAALVIVGILMIGQLKDVQWDSIVIASAVFMTIIMMILSYSISLGIAWGFVIYAVATIATGKYKEMSWGIWVLAIVFIIYLFFGL; encoded by the coding sequence ATGTTGGATAATATTTTCAAATTTAAGGAAAATGGTACAGATGTAAAAACTGAAGTTATTGCAGGTATCACAACATTCCTTGCTATGGCTTATATTTTAGGTGTAAACCCAACAATGCTAGCTGATGGGGGAATGCCTGCTACTGGCGTATTCTTTGCTACTGCTATTTCTTCAGGTATCGCTTGTATAATTATGGGGCTAGTTGCTAAATATCCAGTTGGATTAGCTCCAGGTATGGGACTTAACGCATTGTTTACATATACTATTATATTGGCAATGGGTAATCCTTGGGAAACTGCACTTGCAGCAGTATTTGTTTCAAGTATAATCTTTTTATTAATCACTATTTCTGGTTTAAGGGAAGCTATTTTAAATATCATACCAGTTGACTTAAAACTTGGTATCGGTGCAGCTATAGGATTCTTCCTCGCATTCCTTGGTCTTAAAGGTGCGGGAATTATTATTGATGATCCCTCAACCTTAGTTGCAATGGGTAACTTACTTTCCGCTCCTGCGCTTTTAGCTTTAATAGGCATCTTGATTACATTGATTTTCTATGTTCAAAAAGTGCCTGCAGCTGTATTCTTCGGTATGGTAATAACTGCTTTCATTGGATTGGTAATGTCATTATTTGGTTTTGGAGCTGGAGACATGTTAATGCCAGCAATTCCTCAACAAATAATTACAACTAATTTCGATTGGTCCTTATTCGGAGGATTTTTAAGAGGATTCGGACATTTGTTCTCGAATATACCGAATTTAATCATGATGGTATTCTCATTGGTATTTGTAACATTCTTTGATACTACTGGAACATTGATTTCCTTAGGAAGACAATGTGGATTTATCGATGAAAACGGTCAGGCTGTAGGTATCGAAAAAGCATTCTTAAGTGATGCGGTTGGTGGAATCATCGGTTCTGTCGTTGGTACAAGTACTGTAACTGCTTATGTAGAAAGTGCAACAGGTATTGGAATGGGTGCTAAAACCGGTTTGGCAGCAGTTGTAACTGGTATATTATTTATACTTTCAATTTTCTTTGCTCCAATTGTATTATCTTTATTTACATCATCTGTAACAGCAGCAGCTTTAGTGATTGTTGGTATTTTGATGATCGGTCAATTAAAAGATGTACAATGGGACAGTATAGTAATTGCATCCGCAGTTTTCATGACAATTATCATGATGATTTTATCCTATTCAATCTCATTAGGTATTGCATGGGGATTCGTAATATATGCTGTTGCAACAATCGCTACAGGTAAATATAAAGAAATGAGCTGGGGTATTTGGGTACTGGCTATTGTATTTATTATATACCTGTTCTTTGGACTTTAG
- a CDS encoding zinc ribbon domain-containing protein: MVKCDKCGVEVDDSFELCPNCGNNLKISKEDEESQSQNVVYGKCEKCNSDLPENVIFCPSCGSKVIQPSKPKESDLKVCKNCGHVVEDETTFCTECGANIFTGKIGEYKQGAEANNNFKEKINFNAIILPTIVSLVAAIILSLIGLLIGFSWFSFILATILSVGFFAGTIDNEANACISGLIVGLILGIIENPLVELMFGAFVAGFYEGFFGGHFLILILIGAIIAYVSNVFFKEYIMDIAMKIGIPWI; the protein is encoded by the coding sequence ATGGTTAAATGTGATAAATGTGGAGTTGAAGTTGATGACTCTTTTGAATTATGTCCTAATTGTGGAAATAATCTGAAAATTTCAAAAGAGGATGAAGAATCACAATCACAGAATGTGGTTTATGGGAAATGTGAAAAATGTAATTCAGATTTGCCTGAAAATGTTATATTTTGCCCATCTTGTGGTTCAAAAGTGATTCAACCTTCCAAACCTAAAGAATCTGATTTAAAAGTTTGTAAAAATTGTGGTCATGTCGTTGAAGATGAGACTACATTCTGCACAGAATGTGGGGCAAATATTTTCACAGGTAAAATTGGTGAATATAAGCAAGGTGCTGAAGCCAATAATAATTTTAAAGAAAAAATTAATTTCAATGCAATAATTTTACCAACAATCGTATCATTGGTTGCTGCAATAATTTTGTCCTTGATAGGTTTATTAATTGGATTTTCATGGTTTTCATTTATTTTAGCTACTATTCTGAGTGTAGGATTTTTTGCTGGAACAATTGATAATGAAGCCAATGCTTGTATTTCAGGTTTAATTGTAGGTCTCATTTTGGGAATAATCGAAAATCCTTTAGTTGAATTGATGTTCGGTGCATTTGTCGCCGGTTTTTATGAAGGATTCTTCGGCGGTCATTTTCTGATTTTAATTTTAATTGGTGCAATCATTGCATATGTTTCAAATGTGTTTTTTAAAGAGTATATCATGGATATTGCTATGAAAATTGGCATTCCTTGGATATAA
- the cfbE gene encoding coenzyme F430 synthase — protein MNNLVIDLTHGGVKIAISLAKKGKNVLAYDIYNTLNSIDARMLEIYNVELVKLEDLSNFKGDMNVIYPIHMPLTFEEIKSYNPDLNYTFQTHHEIIKELLSDWGDDILKVEITGVKGKTSSVFMLKEVLIEKNPLILSSLGALLFENENRYILKRNISITPANIKETIDLAYKIANPVCQISEGIVKSENLRKYDSAIFESSLGVSGIGDVGLLLNIVEDYPIAKGRSSASQAKKQVFRCNVVVCEKEAYDKYYSDVKHEKTNTFSLSDETANLYLNNANYTLDETTIDITYNGVKTINDNIINGKLTLKTFAPGKHNVSNVLGVILTALSLEIDADTIMNGIKNYKGIPGRTNKKLIGNSIIIEEINPGINVTAIKESINMINNLDDYYVAIGGDYGITCEEIDEKQLSEFIDTLTCDIILTGDVGRSISEKISKKCKLIRNYEDVYDIALENNKNLLFIYRSDYRKLSQR, from the coding sequence ATGAATAACCTAGTAATCGATTTAACCCATGGCGGAGTGAAAATAGCTATAAGTCTAGCAAAAAAAGGAAAAAATGTCCTTGCATACGACATCTACAATACCTTAAATTCAATTGATGCAAGGATGCTGGAAATTTATAATGTTGAATTAGTTAAATTAGAAGACTTATCTAATTTCAAAGGAGATATGAACGTTATCTACCCTATACACATGCCCCTAACCTTTGAAGAAATCAAATCATATAACCCTGATTTGAATTACACTTTCCAAACCCATCATGAAATAATTAAGGAATTGCTTTCAGATTGGGGGGATGACATATTAAAAGTTGAAATTACGGGAGTGAAGGGAAAAACCTCCTCTGTTTTTATGCTTAAAGAGGTTTTAATTGAAAAAAATCCGCTGATACTCTCAAGCCTTGGCGCACTATTGTTTGAAAATGAAAACAGATACATTTTAAAACGCAATATCTCAATAACACCTGCAAACATTAAGGAAACCATTGATTTGGCATATAAAATCGCCAATCCAGTTTGTCAGATTTCAGAGGGAATCGTGAAAAGTGAAAATCTAAGGAAATACGACAGTGCAATATTTGAATCATCCTTAGGCGTGAGCGGTATTGGGGATGTCGGACTCCTACTCAATATTGTAGAAGACTATCCGATAGCAAAAGGTAGAAGCAGCGCATCCCAGGCCAAAAAACAAGTATTCCGATGCAATGTAGTTGTTTGTGAAAAAGAAGCATATGACAAATACTATTCAGACGTAAAACATGAAAAGACAAATACATTCTCTTTAAGTGATGAAACTGCAAATCTTTATTTGAACAATGCAAACTACACTTTAGATGAAACAACCATTGACATCACCTACAATGGCGTTAAAACAATAAATGACAATATCATTAATGGAAAATTAACTTTAAAAACATTTGCACCCGGAAAGCATAACGTTAGCAATGTATTGGGAGTAATCCTGACTGCATTAAGTTTGGAAATTGATGCCGATACCATAATGAATGGAATTAAAAACTACAAGGGGATTCCCGGCAGAACCAATAAAAAGTTAATCGGCAATTCCATAATTATCGAGGAGATCAATCCAGGTATAAATGTCACCGCCATAAAAGAGTCAATTAATATGATTAATAATCTGGATGACTATTACGTCGCTATTGGAGGGGATTATGGGATTACCTGTGAAGAAATTGATGAAAAGCAATTAAGTGAATTCATAGACACATTAACCTGTGACATTATACTCACTGGAGATGTTGGCCGCTCCATTTCTGAAAAGATTTCCAAGAAATGCAAACTCATCAGGAATTATGAAGATGTCTATGATATTGCTTTGGAGAATAATAAAAACCTTCTTTTTATATATCGGTCAGATTACAGAAAACTTTCACAAAGATAA
- a CDS encoding TIGR00300 family protein has product MNKRIIELSGHIIDSLTLTKTMGIIMDKGGEFDILEIDVGRKKSDISHAKIEVSASSPELLESILDELSVLGASIDDIKEVKLVASTKDKVAPEGFYSSSNHTTHIFYDGDWIPVEEIEMDCLVVVDEDERRAFVKPIADVKAGDKIVVGLEGVKVTPPHRSREEQQVFEFMNSEVSSEKPLMNLINGIAKEMKEIKAKGGKIGIVGGPAIVHTGSGKFLASLVREGYIDVILAGNALATHDIESDLFGTSLGIEVETGKIVAHGHTHHMRAINRINQSGSIKNAVEDGTLTGGIMYECIKKDVPFVLAGSIRDDGPLPDVITDTAEAQKLMRHYAQEVDMVIMIATMLHSIAMGNLLPSRVKSICVDINPSTVTKLSDRGSAQVVGIVTDIGTFLPLLYNALHGE; this is encoded by the coding sequence ATGAACAAAAGAATTATTGAGCTTTCAGGCCATATTATTGACTCATTGACTTTAACTAAAACAATGGGCATAATTATGGACAAAGGCGGGGAATTTGATATATTGGAAATCGATGTTGGACGTAAGAAATCAGATATAAGCCATGCAAAAATCGAAGTTTCAGCCAGTTCTCCCGAATTATTAGAGTCTATTCTAGATGAATTATCAGTACTTGGTGCATCAATTGATGATATTAAAGAAGTAAAACTTGTTGCATCAACAAAAGATAAAGTTGCTCCTGAAGGTTTTTATTCATCATCTAATCACACTACTCATATTTTCTATGATGGGGATTGGATTCCTGTTGAAGAAATTGAGATGGATTGTTTGGTCGTTGTTGATGAAGATGAAAGAAGAGCTTTTGTTAAACCAATAGCTGATGTTAAAGCAGGCGATAAAATAGTTGTCGGGCTTGAAGGTGTAAAAGTTACACCACCTCACAGATCAAGAGAGGAACAGCAAGTATTTGAGTTCATGAACAGTGAGGTATCCTCTGAAAAACCTTTAATGAATTTGATTAATGGTATTGCTAAGGAAATGAAGGAAATCAAGGCAAAAGGAGGAAAAATTGGAATTGTTGGTGGGCCGGCTATTGTGCATACAGGTTCTGGCAAATTCTTGGCATCACTTGTTAGGGAAGGTTACATTGATGTAATCCTGGCTGGAAATGCTCTTGCTACTCATGATATCGAGTCAGATTTGTTCGGAACTTCTTTAGGTATTGAAGTTGAAACAGGTAAGATTGTAGCTCATGGCCATACTCACCATATGAGGGCAATTAACAGAATCAATCAATCAGGTTCAATCAAAAATGCAGTTGAAGATGGCACATTGACTGGCGGAATCATGTATGAATGTATTAAAAAAGATGTTCCATTTGTTCTTGCAGGTTCCATTCGTGATGATGGACCACTTCCGGATGTTATAACCGACACTGCAGAAGCTCAAAAGTTAATGAGACATTATGCTCAAGAAGTTGACATGGTAATTATGATTGCAACAATGCTTCACTCAATTGCAATGGGTAATTTGCTCCCTTCAAGAGTTAAAAGTATTTGTGTAGATATTAATCCATCCACAGTAACTAAATTATCTGATAGGGGAAGCGCTCAAGTTGTAGGTATTGTTACTGATATTGGAACATTTTTACCACTTCTTTATAATGCTTTACATGGGGAATGA
- a CDS encoding translation initiation factor IF-5A, giving the protein MSTKVVEIKTLKVGKYIVLGGEACKIVSYSTSSPGKHGAAKARIEAIGVFDGQKRSLVKPVDSKVDTPIIDKRLGQVISIQGDTVQLMDMENYDTIDLPMPEDLKDSIVEGIEVEYIVALGNMKIMRTRGSN; this is encoded by the coding sequence ATGTCAACAAAAGTTGTAGAAATTAAAACATTAAAAGTTGGAAAATATATTGTTTTAGGAGGAGAAGCTTGTAAAATCGTAAGTTACTCTACTTCATCTCCTGGTAAACACGGAGCTGCAAAAGCAAGAATTGAAGCTATCGGTGTTTTCGATGGTCAAAAAAGAAGCCTTGTAAAACCTGTAGACAGTAAAGTAGATACTCCAATCATTGATAAAAGATTAGGACAAGTTATTTCTATCCAAGGCGACACTGTTCAATTAATGGATATGGAAAATTACGATACTATTGACTTACCAATGCCTGAAGATTTAAAAGACTCAATTGTTGAAGGTATTGAAGTAGAATATATTGTCGCTTTAGGAAACATGAAAATAATGAGAACTAGAGGATCTAACTAG